Proteins found in one Magnolia sinica isolate HGM2019 chromosome 5, MsV1, whole genome shotgun sequence genomic segment:
- the LOC131246824 gene encoding zinc finger CCCH domain-containing protein ZFN-like isoform X1: MEYGAGIHMSRAGGVTERSPLTPQSDEDTMWQMNMRSNEAMESGPYPERPGEQDCAYYIRTGLCRFGMTCRFNHPPNRKLVKTDTGPVKCQAAATARIKGEYPERIGQPECQYYLKTGMCKFGAACKFHHPRDKAGITGRVQLNALGYPLRPNEKECPYYLRTFQCKFGNTCKFHHPQPSSSMVSLRGSPVYPPVHSPTTPTQQSYPGELTNWSLSRASFITSPRWQGPSSYASLILPQGMVSVPGWNAYPGQVGSVSSSESQQQTLGTGQYYGTTRQNETTNAGGQGTYSSYRSGSVPVGFYTLQRENVFPERPDQPECQFYMKTGDCKFGAACRFHHPRERLMPAPSCMLSPMGLPLRPGEPLCIFYSRYGICKFGPNCKFDHPMGSFTYGLSTSPSADVPVVRRLLGSSSGTSTLPLSSEGSVEAGPGKSRRLSLSETRQMPSGDNNIEVE, translated from the exons ATGGAGTACGGTGCCGGAATCCACATGTCTCGGGCGGGCGGTGTGACTGAGAGATCGCCGCTCACGCCTCAGTCGGACGAAG ATACAATGTGGCAAATGAACATGAGATCAAATGAAGCTATGGAATCTGGACCTTATCCTGAGCGCCCGGGGGAGCAAGACTGTGCTTATTACATCAGGACTGGCCTATGTAGATTTGGAATGACATGCCGATTTAACCACCCTCCTAATAGGAAGCTGGTAAAGACTGACACTG GTCCTGTTAAATGCCAGGCTGCTGCTACTGCCAGGATTAAGGGAGAGTATCCTGAAAGAATTGGGCAACCCGAATGCCAG TACTATTTGAAGACAGGAATGTGCAAATTTGGAGCCGCTTGCAAGTTCCATCATCCCAGGGACAAGGCTGGAATTACTGGAAGAGTTCAATTAAATGCTTTAGGATATCCACTCCGCCCG AATGAGAAGGAGTGTCCTTATTATTTAAGAACCTTTCAGTGTAAGTTTGGGAACACCTGCAAATTTCACCATCCCCAACCATCCAGTTCGATGGTGTCATTGCGTGGCTCTCCTGTTTACCCCCCTGTACATTCCCCTACAACTCCTACTCAGCAATCTTATCCAGGAGAGTTGACAAACTGGTCCTTGTCGAGAGCTTCTTTCATTACAAGCCCTCGCTGGCAAGGTCCTTCAAGCTATGCTTCATTGATTCTTCCTCAGGGCATGGTATCAGTACCTGGCTGGAATGCATACCCT GGGCAAGTGGGGTCTGTTTCATCTTCAGAAAGCCAGCAGCAAACATTGGGAACAGGGCAATACTATGGGACCACACGCCAAAATGAAACAACGAATGCAGGAGGGCAAGGAACGTATTCTTCTTATCGCTCTGGCTCTGTACCTGTAGGCTTTTATACCTTGCAGAGGGAGAACGTATTTCCAGAGAGACCCGACCAACCTGAATGCCAGTTTTACATGAAGACTGGAGATTGTAAGTTTGGTGCTGCATGCAGATTCCACCATCCTAGGGAGAGGTTGATGCCAGCTCCCAGTTGCATGTTGAGTCCCATGGGCCTTCCACTACGTCCA GGAGAACCCTTGTGTATCTTTTATTCTCGTTATGGTATCTGCAAATTTGGCCCTAATTGCAAGTTTGATCATCCCATGGGATCTTTTACATATGGACTTTCCACGTCTCCTTCAGCTGATGTCCCCGTTGTTCGGCGTTTGTTAGGATCCTCATCAGGAACTTCTACATTACCTTTGTCGTCAGAAGGGTCAGTGGAAGCAGGTCCAGGAAAGTCCAGGAGACTTTCACTCTCAGAGACGCGGCAGATGCCTTCTGGTGACAATAACATTGAGGTAGAGTGA
- the LOC131246824 gene encoding zinc finger CCCH domain-containing protein ZFN-like isoform X2, with protein sequence MEYGAGIHMSRAGGVTERSPLTPQSDEDTMWQMNMRSNEAMESGPYPERPGEQDCAYYIRTGLCRFGMTCRFNHPPNRKLAAATARIKGEYPERIGQPECQYYLKTGMCKFGAACKFHHPRDKAGITGRVQLNALGYPLRPNEKECPYYLRTFQCKFGNTCKFHHPQPSSSMVSLRGSPVYPPVHSPTTPTQQSYPGELTNWSLSRASFITSPRWQGPSSYASLILPQGMVSVPGWNAYPGQVGSVSSSESQQQTLGTGQYYGTTRQNETTNAGGQGTYSSYRSGSVPVGFYTLQRENVFPERPDQPECQFYMKTGDCKFGAACRFHHPRERLMPAPSCMLSPMGLPLRPGEPLCIFYSRYGICKFGPNCKFDHPMGSFTYGLSTSPSADVPVVRRLLGSSSGTSTLPLSSEGSVEAGPGKSRRLSLSETRQMPSGDNNIEVE encoded by the exons ATGGAGTACGGTGCCGGAATCCACATGTCTCGGGCGGGCGGTGTGACTGAGAGATCGCCGCTCACGCCTCAGTCGGACGAAG ATACAATGTGGCAAATGAACATGAGATCAAATGAAGCTATGGAATCTGGACCTTATCCTGAGCGCCCGGGGGAGCAAGACTGTGCTTATTACATCAGGACTGGCCTATGTAGATTTGGAATGACATGCCGATTTAACCACCCTCCTAATAGGAAGCTG GCTGCTGCTACTGCCAGGATTAAGGGAGAGTATCCTGAAAGAATTGGGCAACCCGAATGCCAG TACTATTTGAAGACAGGAATGTGCAAATTTGGAGCCGCTTGCAAGTTCCATCATCCCAGGGACAAGGCTGGAATTACTGGAAGAGTTCAATTAAATGCTTTAGGATATCCACTCCGCCCG AATGAGAAGGAGTGTCCTTATTATTTAAGAACCTTTCAGTGTAAGTTTGGGAACACCTGCAAATTTCACCATCCCCAACCATCCAGTTCGATGGTGTCATTGCGTGGCTCTCCTGTTTACCCCCCTGTACATTCCCCTACAACTCCTACTCAGCAATCTTATCCAGGAGAGTTGACAAACTGGTCCTTGTCGAGAGCTTCTTTCATTACAAGCCCTCGCTGGCAAGGTCCTTCAAGCTATGCTTCATTGATTCTTCCTCAGGGCATGGTATCAGTACCTGGCTGGAATGCATACCCT GGGCAAGTGGGGTCTGTTTCATCTTCAGAAAGCCAGCAGCAAACATTGGGAACAGGGCAATACTATGGGACCACACGCCAAAATGAAACAACGAATGCAGGAGGGCAAGGAACGTATTCTTCTTATCGCTCTGGCTCTGTACCTGTAGGCTTTTATACCTTGCAGAGGGAGAACGTATTTCCAGAGAGACCCGACCAACCTGAATGCCAGTTTTACATGAAGACTGGAGATTGTAAGTTTGGTGCTGCATGCAGATTCCACCATCCTAGGGAGAGGTTGATGCCAGCTCCCAGTTGCATGTTGAGTCCCATGGGCCTTCCACTACGTCCA GGAGAACCCTTGTGTATCTTTTATTCTCGTTATGGTATCTGCAAATTTGGCCCTAATTGCAAGTTTGATCATCCCATGGGATCTTTTACATATGGACTTTCCACGTCTCCTTCAGCTGATGTCCCCGTTGTTCGGCGTTTGTTAGGATCCTCATCAGGAACTTCTACATTACCTTTGTCGTCAGAAGGGTCAGTGGAAGCAGGTCCAGGAAAGTCCAGGAGACTTTCACTCTCAGAGACGCGGCAGATGCCTTCTGGTGACAATAACATTGAGGTAGAGTGA
- the LOC131246824 gene encoding zinc finger CCCH domain-containing protein ZFN-like isoform X3: protein MWQMNMRSNEAMESGPYPERPGEQDCAYYIRTGLCRFGMTCRFNHPPNRKLVKTDTGPVKCQAAATARIKGEYPERIGQPECQYYLKTGMCKFGAACKFHHPRDKAGITGRVQLNALGYPLRPNEKECPYYLRTFQCKFGNTCKFHHPQPSSSMVSLRGSPVYPPVHSPTTPTQQSYPGELTNWSLSRASFITSPRWQGPSSYASLILPQGMVSVPGWNAYPGQVGSVSSSESQQQTLGTGQYYGTTRQNETTNAGGQGTYSSYRSGSVPVGFYTLQRENVFPERPDQPECQFYMKTGDCKFGAACRFHHPRERLMPAPSCMLSPMGLPLRPGEPLCIFYSRYGICKFGPNCKFDHPMGSFTYGLSTSPSADVPVVRRLLGSSSGTSTLPLSSEGSVEAGPGKSRRLSLSETRQMPSGDNNIEVE from the exons ATGTGGCAAATGAACATGAGATCAAATGAAGCTATGGAATCTGGACCTTATCCTGAGCGCCCGGGGGAGCAAGACTGTGCTTATTACATCAGGACTGGCCTATGTAGATTTGGAATGACATGCCGATTTAACCACCCTCCTAATAGGAAGCTGGTAAAGACTGACACTG GTCCTGTTAAATGCCAGGCTGCTGCTACTGCCAGGATTAAGGGAGAGTATCCTGAAAGAATTGGGCAACCCGAATGCCAG TACTATTTGAAGACAGGAATGTGCAAATTTGGAGCCGCTTGCAAGTTCCATCATCCCAGGGACAAGGCTGGAATTACTGGAAGAGTTCAATTAAATGCTTTAGGATATCCACTCCGCCCG AATGAGAAGGAGTGTCCTTATTATTTAAGAACCTTTCAGTGTAAGTTTGGGAACACCTGCAAATTTCACCATCCCCAACCATCCAGTTCGATGGTGTCATTGCGTGGCTCTCCTGTTTACCCCCCTGTACATTCCCCTACAACTCCTACTCAGCAATCTTATCCAGGAGAGTTGACAAACTGGTCCTTGTCGAGAGCTTCTTTCATTACAAGCCCTCGCTGGCAAGGTCCTTCAAGCTATGCTTCATTGATTCTTCCTCAGGGCATGGTATCAGTACCTGGCTGGAATGCATACCCT GGGCAAGTGGGGTCTGTTTCATCTTCAGAAAGCCAGCAGCAAACATTGGGAACAGGGCAATACTATGGGACCACACGCCAAAATGAAACAACGAATGCAGGAGGGCAAGGAACGTATTCTTCTTATCGCTCTGGCTCTGTACCTGTAGGCTTTTATACCTTGCAGAGGGAGAACGTATTTCCAGAGAGACCCGACCAACCTGAATGCCAGTTTTACATGAAGACTGGAGATTGTAAGTTTGGTGCTGCATGCAGATTCCACCATCCTAGGGAGAGGTTGATGCCAGCTCCCAGTTGCATGTTGAGTCCCATGGGCCTTCCACTACGTCCA GGAGAACCCTTGTGTATCTTTTATTCTCGTTATGGTATCTGCAAATTTGGCCCTAATTGCAAGTTTGATCATCCCATGGGATCTTTTACATATGGACTTTCCACGTCTCCTTCAGCTGATGTCCCCGTTGTTCGGCGTTTGTTAGGATCCTCATCAGGAACTTCTACATTACCTTTGTCGTCAGAAGGGTCAGTGGAAGCAGGTCCAGGAAAGTCCAGGAGACTTTCACTCTCAGAGACGCGGCAGATGCCTTCTGGTGACAATAACATTGAGGTAGAGTGA